The genomic DNA ATCCGGGCAACTTCTCGGCCAACAAGAATGAGTTCACCATCGAAAACTACGAGGTTTTCAAGATCTTCTCGCTCTGGCCGCTCGATCCCTGGTCCTTCCGGCTCTCGTGGAAGGCCTCGGTCGGCGGCTCGCTTCCGCGCGAGACATACTGCGAGGAAATTCACTGTTTGACCGGCGGCGCGAATGTGGGTGGCGGGCTTTCCTACCGTACGGGTCTGTGGCGGAGCGAAACTTTCTACGTCTTTGGCGAAGCGCTTGCCGAGGGCGGCGACGGGTTTTCCAAGAACTACCGCATTGCCCCCATTGCATCGGGCGGCATCATCGTGGACCTCGCCGATTTCTGGCAGGTACAGGCCGAGGCCCGCTACCTCTATCCGATCTGGGGCGACCGCGACCCCATCAAGAACGAGCGCCGCGACGTGTGGGATGTGAAAGTGGAAACCGCCTTCTATCTCTCGCGCAATGTGGAGCTGCGCGGCTGGGCCCGTGCCGGCACGGTCCGCGATGAGGTCGGCGGCTATCTGGGCTGGTATTACTGAGGCGCAACGCGCGCTTTCAAATCGGCCAGCACCGGCATTTCTTCCAGGTCTTTTTCGCTGAGTTTTTCCCAGTCGATCCCCGTGGGCGCAGGCGGCGGATTCTTCACTTCGATCACGCGTTCCGGCGTCACGATCCACGAGAGCGGCACGTCGTTTTCATCGCGCGGAAAATCTTTGGCCACCTGAAGCTCGTGCACCGTGGTCAGCACCGGGACCGGGTCGTGGCCCAGGGCGCGCAAGATGCCGTATTCGAGATCGCTGTATCCGTGTCCCTTGCCGCAACGCTTGCCTGTCGCGGTGATGACGACCGAACCGCACACGATCAGGTCCACCTGCGGCAGCTCCTCCAGCGAGACTTCCTCGGCCCAGGGCTTGCACTTCGAGAGCGTCGCCGCTTCGCGGTATTTGTCCGCCGGAATTCTTGCCGGATCGAATCGCATGAAACCGGCAGCAAGTCTTGGCGTCGGCATATAGAGCGTAATGCCGCGCGCAAGCGCCATTTCACGCACCGGAAGCTGGGGCGAATCGGGATTGATCTTGATGGCGCGCACGCCCTCCCAGATCGGCAGCGTGAAGAGCCGCCCTGCCGCCTCGCGCGCGCCGGCAAAGTTGGGGATCCGCCCCTTTACCGGGAAGGGAAAACGCGCCTGCCTCCGCTCGGTGAGCTGCTCCCACGCATGGGCGCGCGCGGCGTCCTTGGAATCGAATTTCATGCTGCCCCTTCACTGCCACCCTCGCGGCTGGTCGCTGCGGCCGGCGGCGATTATAGAACCACTCCATGGCCATTGAGATCCCAGAGGGCCCGATCACGGTGAGCGAGCCGCTGCCGGAGGCCATCCGAACCGCCATCGCCGAGTTCAACGCCGGCGATTATTACCCCTGTCACGACACCATCGAAGAGCACTGGGTGCGCGAAGTGGGTCAACAGCGCATTCTCTACCAGGGCATCCTGCAGATCGGCATCGCCCTCTACCACATCGAGAACGGCAACTGGCGCGGCGCAGTAAAGATGCTCGAGCGCGGCATTCCCAAGCTTCGCCCCTTCGTGCCGAGCTGCCAGGGCATCTCCGTGGCGCCGCTCCTTGAAGCCGCCGAAAAGATCGAAGCGCACCTGAATGAACTTGGGGCGGAGCGCATCGAGGCGTTCGCCCTCACATTTCCAAAAATTGCATTGAGCGAGAGCTGAAGGAGTCACGAATGTCCCTCTACGATCAGAAGACCAGTTCACTTGGCGGCGCCGCCGCCGATCTTTCCGACTTCAAGGGCAAGGTCACCCTCGTCGTGAACGTGGCCAGTGCCTGCGGCTTCACCCCGCAATACAAGGGCCTGCAGGCCCTGCACGAAGAGCTCTCGGGCAAGGGCTTTGCCGTGCTCGGCTTTCCCTGCAACCAGTTCGGCGCCCAGGAACCCGGCAGCGCCGAGGAGATCCAGAACTTCTGCGAGACCAAGTTCGCCGTGAAGTTTCCCATGTTCGAAAAAGTCGAAGTGAAGCCGGGCGGCAGCCAGTCACCGGTGTATGCGTTCCTCACCGCCGGCGGCGAAGTACCCAACTGGAACTTCTGCAAATACCTGGTCGGCAAGGACGGCGAGGTGATCAAGTTCTACCCCAGCAACATCGCCCCGGCCGACAAGGGTCTGCGCGCCGACATCGAGGCGGCCCTCTCCGCCTGATTTCATCACCTTCAAAACAGGGGAAGGCCGCGCGTTGTGCGGCCTTTTTCTTTGCGCCTCCCTGTTGCGTACAATGCGCGGACGATGAACCAGAATGGCAAACCCATCCTGCGCGAGGAGCAGCTTTTCCGTAAAGCCTGGACCGGCTGGATCATGCTGCCGGGCGCGCTGATTATGACTGGCGTGCTGGTCACTTCGTTTTACGAGCTCAACTGTGCCGCCCAGCAGGGGCGTCCCATGCCGCCGTGGTTCATCTGGCTGGTGCTCGCGTTGCTCGTCGTGGTGAATATCGGCCTCTATTATCTTTACGGATGCGGCAAGCTCGTGACCGAAATCCGCGTGGACGGCATTGCCGTGCGATTCTTTCCGCTTACCCGGGACCGCTTTTTTCCCTGGAGCGAAATCGCCACGGTCGAGGCGCGGCATTACCGTCCCATTTTCGAATACGGTGGCTGGGGCGTTCGCGGCCTGGGAAAAAACAAGGCCTGGAATGTGAGCGGCAACGAGGGATTGCAGCTCGTCTTCAAGGACGGCAGGCGTTTTCTCATTGGATCGCAGATGGCCGCCGCACTGGAAGAAGCCGCGCACAGAGCGAGGGAGGAATCCTGTCTATGAAACATCGATACCTGTCAGTGCTGATCTTCGTGCTACTCAGCGCCTGCAAGAACGAGGCGGTCGCGCCGACCAACGAGAACATCCTGCGCGCCTTCACCCCCGGAATTGCTGCTCCCATTGCCAGCGATCTGGTTCGCGCAGACGGCGACGAATGGATCGTCACCGTGGCTTCACCCCAGAGCGTGCGCCTCTTCGAATTTCCCGTGACGAATCTCAACGCGAGCCGCATCGCCTATCAGGCCAGCGCAAAGGCCGAGGGCGTTTTCGGCGCCGCCTATCTGGAGATGTGGGTGCGTTTTCCGGGCAAAGGGGAGTTCTTCTCGAAGGCGCTCGACACGCCGCTTCAGGGAAACATGGACTGGTCGGAATATTCCGCGCCGTTCTTTCTGCAGAAAGGCCAGGCGCCCGATCGCATCCGTCTGCAGCTCACCTTCGCTGACCGGGGAACCGTGCGTTTGAAGAATGTGCGCGTCGAAAAGACGCCGCGCTAGGTCAGATTTCCAATCACCTCACCCAGAACCATTTTCTGCTCGGGAGAGAGTTCGCCCAACTTCCCCGTTCCCTTTGGAACCAGCAGCACCACGGTCGAGCCCATGTGGAAGCGGCCCACCTCGTCGCCCTTGGCAAAGCGCGGGGCGTCTTTCTCGCTGTAGTCCCACACGCGCGGGCGGCCCTTCTTGCTTCCCTTCGCCGGGGCGACGACGCCCTCCCACGCGACCGAGATGCTCCCCACGATGAGCGCCCCCACGAACACCATCGCCATGGGTCCGGCGGGCGTGTCGAAGGAAATGGCCACGCGCTCATTGCGCGAGAAGAGCGCCTCACGCGCGCGCACCGTGCGCGGATTGACGGCAAAGAGATAGCCGGGCAAGTAGGCCATGCGAGTTACCACGCCGGCCGCGGGCGCATGCATGCGGTGGTAGTCGCGCGGCGAGAGATAGATTGTTGCGAACTGGCCGCCCAGGAATTTCTCGGCCTCGGCCTCACTTCCCAGCAGCTCGGCCATGGCATAGTCGCGACCCTTGGCCTGGTAGATGCGCCCTTCCTCAATGGGTCCGGCGGAAGAGACTGCGCCGTCCACGGGTGAGACGATGCTCTTTTCGCCTGCATCGATGCTGCGCGCGCCGGGCTTGAGCTTGCGCGTAAAGAAGGCGTCGAAGTCGGCGAAACCACCCTCGGGCACCACCGCTTCTTCAATGTTGATGTCATAGAGCTTCACAAAAAAACGCCCGACTGCGCGCACCAGGGCGCGGGCCTTCAGGCGCGTCAGCCAGCCCACAAAGGCCGAAAGCGCGTGCTGGGGAAGAAGCCCCTGGAAAGCCACGAAGGCGCGGTCGGAAAACTTGCTCACGAGAGGTCCTCGGGGGGGGTTGCTTACGGACAGGCCGCGGCACCCGGATCATGCGGGCGCACGATGATCTTGTCGATCACCAGACAACGCGAAACCGCCCTCACCGTGTCGGGATTGTTGAAGATCGGCAGCCCGGGATTCAGGCGCACGCCGTTGTAGATGAAATGCGAGCGCAGCGTCGAATCCTGCGCGTTGGTAGGCGGCGCACTGTCCTGGGTGATGATGAGCTCGACGTCGGCATCCGTGGTCCCCACCAGATACGTGTGGTTTCTCGCCAGCGGCACGTCGGTCCCGCTGACGATGAGCGAACCCGGACTGGTATCGTTGACCGGCGGGCTGCTCAGGGGCGTCGGGGTGAACCCCGCGTTCACGTCCGTCAGGTCCCACTGCAGGTCCCAGAAACTGTAGGGGATGTTCGCGTTGTCCGGTCCGATCTCTGCACAGCTATA from Chrysiogenia bacterium includes the following:
- a CDS encoding 5-formyltetrahydrofolate cyclo-ligase, with amino-acid sequence MKFDSKDAARAHAWEQLTERRQARFPFPVKGRIPNFAGAREAAGRLFTLPIWEGVRAIKINPDSPQLPVREMALARGITLYMPTPRLAAGFMRFDPARIPADKYREAATLSKCKPWAEEVSLEELPQVDLIVCGSVVITATGKRCGKGHGYSDLEYGILRALGHDPVPVLTTVHELQVAKDFPRDENDVPLSWIVTPERVIEVKNPPPAPTGIDWEKLSEKDLEEMPVLADLKARVAPQ
- a CDS encoding DUF309 domain-containing protein — protein: MAIEIPEGPITVSEPLPEAIRTAIAEFNAGDYYPCHDTIEEHWVREVGQQRILYQGILQIGIALYHIENGNWRGAVKMLERGIPKLRPFVPSCQGISVAPLLEAAEKIEAHLNELGAERIEAFALTFPKIALSES
- a CDS encoding glutathione peroxidase, which produces MSLYDQKTSSLGGAAADLSDFKGKVTLVVNVASACGFTPQYKGLQALHEELSGKGFAVLGFPCNQFGAQEPGSAEEIQNFCETKFAVKFPMFEKVEVKPGGSQSPVYAFLTAGGEVPNWNFCKYLVGKDGEVIKFYPSNIAPADKGLRADIEAALSA
- the psd gene encoding phosphatidylserine decarboxylase (Phosphatidylserine decarboxylase is synthesized as a single chain precursor. Generation of the pyruvoyl active site from a Ser is coupled to cleavage of a Gly-Ser bond between the larger (beta) and smaller (alpha chains). It is an integral membrane protein.); this translates as MSKFSDRAFVAFQGLLPQHALSAFVGWLTRLKARALVRAVGRFFVKLYDINIEEAVVPEGGFADFDAFFTRKLKPGARSIDAGEKSIVSPVDGAVSSAGPIEEGRIYQAKGRDYAMAELLGSEAEAEKFLGGQFATIYLSPRDYHRMHAPAAGVVTRMAYLPGYLFAVNPRTVRAREALFSRNERVAISFDTPAGPMAMVFVGALIVGSISVAWEGVVAPAKGSKKGRPRVWDYSEKDAPRFAKGDEVGRFHMGSTVVLLVPKGTGKLGELSPEQKMVLGEVIGNLT